In the Streptomyces sp. 3214.6 genome, CCCTCGCCTCCCGCCCGGCCGGCCAGGTCCTGCCCAGCGAGGCGCCCCGGCTGTCGTACACCCGGCGGGTCCCGGTCGGCGTGGTGGGCGTGATCTCCCCCTTCAACGCCCCGCTGATCCTGTCGATCCGCTCCGTCGCCCCCGCCCTCGCGCTCGGCAACGGGGTCGTCCTCAAGCCGGACCCGCGCACCGCGGTGTGCGGCGGCCTGTCGCTGGCCGCGGTCTTCGCGGAGGCGGGCCTGCCCGAGGGCCTGCTGCACGTCCTCCCGGGCGGCGCCGAGACCGGTGCGGCCCTGGTCGCCGACCCGCACGTCCCGGTGATCTCCTTCACCGGCTCCACCGCGGCCGGCCGCGCCGTCGGCGAGGCCGCCGGACGCCACCTCAAGCGTGCCCACCTCGAACTCGGCGGCAACTCCGCCATGATCGTGCTCGCGGACGCCGACCTCGATGCGGTGATCTCCACGGCCGCCTGGGGCTCCTTCTTCCACCAGGGCCAGGTCTGCATGACCACCGGCCGCCACCTGGTGCACGCCTCCCTCTACGAGGAGTACGTCGAGCGGCTCGCGGCGAAGGCCGACGCCCTCGCCGTCGGTGACCCGCACCGCGCTCAGGTGCACCTCGGACCGCTCATCGACGGCGGCCAACTCGCCAAGGTGCACGGCCTGGTGGAGGCCAGCACGGCGGCCGGCGCGAAGCTCGCCGCGGGCGGCACGCACGAGAACCTCTTCTACCGGCCGACGGTCCTCGCGGGCGTCGACGACACCACCCCCGCCTACGCGGAGGAGGTCTTCGGCCCGGTGGCCCCGGTGCGCCCCTTCCACACGGCGGACGAGGCGGCGGCCCTGGCCGCGCACAGCTCCTACGGCCTCGCCCTCGGCATCGTCACCCGGGACGCCGCCCGCGGCCTCGACCTCGCCGAACGCATCCCCACCGGCATCGTGCACATCAACGACCAGACGGTGAACGACGAGGCCGTGGCGCCCTTCGGCGGGGTCGCCGCCTCCGGCACCGGCGCCCGCTTCGGCGGCGAGGCCAACCTGGAGGCCTTCACCGACGTGCGCTGGACGACGGTGCGCGGGGACGTGGCGCCGTACCCGTTCTAGGAGCCGGACCTGCTCCAGGGCCGGACCCGCTCCAGGGCCGGACCCGCCCCTGGGCCGGACCGGCCCTGGAGGTCACTGGCTCTCGGCGGCGTCCTGCTGCGCCTCGACCGCCTTGCGGACCTCGTCCATGTCCAGCTTGCGCGCCTGTCCGATCACGTCCGTCAGGGCGGCCTCGGGCAGCGCGCCAGGCTGGGCGAACACGGCGACCCGGTCCCGGACGATCATCAGCGTGGGGATCGACTGGATGCCGAAGGCCGCGGCCAGCTCCGGCTGCGCCTCGGTGTCCACCTTGCCGAACACCAGGTCGGGGTTGTCCTGCGCCGCCTGCTCGTACACCGGCGCGAACTGACGGCACGGCCCGCACCACGACGCCCAGAAGTCGATCAGGACGAAGTCGTTGTCCGTGACCGTCTGGTCGAAGTTCTCCTTGGTGAGCTCCACGGTGCTGCTCATGACCTGAATCCTCTTCCCTGTGGGGGGCGAAACCGTCCGCACAACACGGCGACCCGGAAACCTATTCCGCGCCCCTACCCGTGTGGTCACCGGCCACACCACCCACCAGACTGAGCCCATGACGGAAACGGAAGCCAACGTGTACGACGTCGTGGTGCTCGGGGCCGGGCCCGTGGGGGAGAACGTCGCCGACCGCACCCGCGCGGCCGGTCTCACCACCGCGATCGTGGAGAGCGAACTCGTCGGCGGCGAATGCTCCTACTGGGCCTGTATGCCCAGCAAGGCCCTGCTGCGCCCGGTCATCGCCCGCGCCGACGCCCGCCGCGTGCCGGGCCTGCGCCAGGCGGTCCAGGGCCCCCTCGACGCGGCCGCGGTCCTCGCCCACCGCAACTACTACACCTCCGACTGGACGGACGACGGCGCCGCCCAGTGGATCGACGGCATCGGCGCCGACCTCTACCGCGGCCACGGCCGCCTCACCGGCCCGCGCACGGTGACCGTGGGGGACAAGGTGCTCACCGCGCGGCACGCCGTCGCCGTCGCCACCGGCACCCGTGCCGTCCTGCCCGACCTGCCCGGACTCGCGGAGGTCAAGCCGTGGACCAGTCGGGAGGCGACCAGCGCGCAGGCCGTGCCCGGCCGGCTCGTCGTGGTCGGCGGCGGAGTCGTCGCCACCGAGATGGCCACCCTCTATCAGGCCCTCGGCGCACAGGTCACCGTGCTCGTGCGCGGCAAGGGCCTGCTGAACCGCATGGAGCCGTTCGCCGGCGAACTCGTCGCCGAGGCGCTCACCGAGGCAGGCGCCGATGTGCGCACCGGAGCGTCGGTCGAGTCGGTGACCCGCACGGCGGACGGCGCCGTCGTGGTCGTCACCGGCACCGGCGACCGGATCGAGGCCGACGAGATCCTCTTCGCCACCGGCCGCGCCCCGCACACCGACGACCTCGGCCTGGAGACCGTGGGCCTGGAACCCGGCTCCTGGCTCACGGTCGACGACAGCCTGCTCGTCACCGGCACCGACTGGCTCTACGCCGTCGGCGACGTCAACCACCGCGCCCTCCTCACCCACCAGGGCAAGTACCAGGCGCGCGTCGCGGGAGCCGCCATCGTCGCCCGTGCGGCCGGCGCCCCTGTCCAGGCGGCCGAACCGTGGAGCGCCCATGCCGCCACGGCCGACCACGAGTGCGTGCCCCAGGTCGTCTTCACCGACCCCGAGGCCGCCGCGGTGGGCCTCTCCCTCGCGGAGGCCGAACAGGCCGGGTACCGGGTGCGGGCCGTCGACGTCGACATGACCTCGGTGGCGGGCGCGGGCCTGTACGCCGACGGCTACAAGGGCCGCGCCCGCATGGTCGTCGACCTGGAGGAGGAGATCCTGCGCGGCGTCACCTTCGTCGGGCCGGGCGTCGGCGAGCTGATCCACTCCGCGACGGTCGCGGTCGTCGGCCAGGTCCCGATCGCCCGCCTGTGGCACGCCGTCCCGTCCTACCCCACGATCAGCGAGGTGTGGCTGCGGCTGCTGGAGGCCTTCCGGGACAACTGACCTACGGCAGCTCGAAGCCCAACGCCTGCGCCGCCGCTGCCGGAGTCGGCTGCGCCCACCGCTCCAGCACCGCCTGATTGGCGCAGAGCGACCGCAGTTCGGCCCGGTCGAGGTAGAGCAGGCCGTCGAGGTGGTCCGTCTCGTGCTGGACGATACGGGCGGGCCAGCCGCCGAACACCTCGTCCAGCGGCCGGCCGTGCTCGTCCTGGCCGGTCAGCCGGACCTCGGCATGCCGGGCCACCACCGCCTGGTAGCCCGGCACGCTCAGACAGCCCTCGAAGAAGGCGGCGGGGGCGGAACCGACCGGCTCGTAGGCCGGGTTGACCAGGACCCGGAACGGCTGGGGCACCCGTCCGCGCGCCGCCCGCACCTCCTGCGGCACCGGCGCCGGGTCCTCGATGACCGCGATCCGCAAGCCCACACCGACCTGCGGGGCGGCCAGCCCGACACCCGGCGCCGCATGCATGGTGACCCGCAGGGCCTCGACGAACCGGGCCAGCAACGCGGGGTCGAGCTGGCCGTCGTAGCGCACGGCGCCCGCGCGCAGGACCGGGTCGCCGGCCGTGACGATCGGCAACGGGCCGCCGGGGGCGAGGAGTTCCTCGATCCGGTCGGCAAGGGGCGCGCGGGGACTGGGAGATGCCATCGAGCCAGGATGCCACGGACAGCCATCATGTGACGCAGGTCACTCGAAGTGGCGGGAACTCGGGGGTGTTCTCCTGCGACTACTGGTGCGCCCCGGCTGAAGAACGTCCCCCAGCCCTCGGCTCCCCGTCCCCGCTCCCCCTGACCCCGGAGAAGCCCGCCGATGTCCACCGCTCCCTCGACGACCACGGACGAGGCCCCACAACCGGCAGCCCCCGCGCCGAAGTCCCGCGGCCCGTGGGCCCCGTTGCGCCCGCTGGTCCTGCGCCTGCACTTCTACGCCGGCCTGTTCGTGGCGCCCTTCCTGCTGGTCGCCGCCACCACCGGGTTCCTGTACGCCGGCGCGTTCCAGGCCGAGAAGCTCCTGTACTCCCACGAGATGACCGTGCCCGTCGGCGACGCCAAGCTGCCCATCTCCGAGCAGGTGGACGCCGCCCGCAAGGCCCACCCCGAGGGCACGGTCTCGGCCGTCCGTCCCTCCCCGCAGGACGACGCCACCACCCGGGTGCTGCTGTCCGGCGTCAAGGGAGTCGACTCGGGCCACACCCTCGCCGTGTTCGTCGACCCGTACACCGCCAAGGTGCGCGGCTCGCTGGAGCAGTACGGCTCGACCGGCGCGTTGCCGCTGCGCACCTGGATCGACGAGTTCCACCGCGATCTGCATCTCGGCGAGAACGGCCGCCTCTACAGCGAACTCGCCGCGAGCTGGCTGTGGGTGATCGCCGGCGGCGGCCTCGTGCTGTGGTTCACCCGTCGCCGCGCCCTGCGCAAGGTGCGCGGCACGAGCGGTCGGCGCCGCACGCTCGGCCTGCACGGCGCGGTCGGCGCGTGGGCCGCGGCCGGGTTCATCTTCCTGTCCGCGACCGGCCTGACCTGGTCGACATACGCGGGCGCCAACATCGACGAGTTGCGCACCTCCGTGGGCCAGTCCACCCCGTCGGTCTCGGCTGCCGTCGGCGGCGGCGGTGAGCACGCCGGTCACGACGCGGCCTCCGGCAGCGGCGGGGACGCCGAGCACGGCGTCGGCCTCGACAAGGTCCTCGACGCCGCGCGCGCCGAGGGGCTGGGCGACCCGGTCGAGATCGTCCCGCCCGCGGACGCCTCCTCCGCGTACGTGGTCAAGCAGGTGCAGCGCAGCTGGCCCGAGAAGCAGGACTCGGTCGCGATCGATCCGGCCACCGGCAAGGTCGTCGACGTGCTGCGCTTCGACGACTACCCGCTGCTCGCCAAGCTGACCCGCTGGGGCATCGACCTGCACACCGGCGTTCTGTTCGGCCTGGTCAACCAGATCGCGCTGATGCTCCTCGCGCTCTGTCTGATCCTGCTGATCGTGTGGGGCTACCGCATGTGGTGGCAGCGCGGCCGCGGCTCCGCCTTCGGCCGGCCGATCCCGCGCGGCGCCTGGGCGCAGGTCCCCCCGTACGTCCTCGTCCCGCTGATGGCGGCGGTCGCCGTGGTCGGCTACTTCGTCCCGCTGCTCGGCATCCCGCTCGCCGGGTTCATGGTCGTGGACGTCGTCCTCGGGGAGATCGCGCACCGAAGGGGGCGCCGGACGGCCGTCTGAGCCCGTCCGGCCCGGCGCGTCAACGGCCCGGCGGCCTCTCGCCACCGGTCCCGCCCGCGCCGGGCCGCCCGCGCAGGCGGGCGCCGAAGTAGCGGTACCAGCGGTGGGCCATGAAGCCGGCGACCACCGGCATGCCGTAGATGACGGGGTAACGGGAGCTGGGCGTCCAGTCCGTCTCGAACCACAACAGATCGGCGGCCATCGTCAGACACAGCAGCACGAACACCGGACCGTAGACGTAGAAGTTCCAGTCCTCCCAGAAGGCCCATTCGTTGCGGCGTCGACTGGAGCGTGTGATGCGCCAGTCGATCAGGAGGAAGACCGACAGCAGGCCGGCGAGCACGTAGAAGAGCACCCACGCAGTATGGGGACCAGGGTGTTCGGCGGTCCACAGCGCCGGAGCCGTGATCGCGTGGGGTCACGCGGGTTCACGGCTCCGGCTCCGGCGGCGGTTCTGTGCGGGCGGGGTGCGTCAGGCCTGCGGGAAGTCTCCCGCCAGCGCCGAGGCGAGGCGCAGATGCGGGCCCGCCTCCTCGTGCCGGCCCTGCCGCTCCAGGGTGCGGCCCAGCATCAGCCGCGCGTAGTGCTCGACCGGGTCGCGCTCGACGATCACACGCAACTCGCTCTCGGCACGCAGGAGTTGGGCCGAGTGGTAGTAGGCGCGGGCCAGCAGCAGCCGGGGCCCGGTCTGCTCGGGCACCTCCTCGACCAGCCCGACCAGGACCCGCGCGGCGGCGGCGTACTCCTTCGCGTCGAAGAACAGCTGAGCCCGCTCCCACCGCTCGGCCGGCGTGCCGTGACCGTAGTACGCGGAGTCCTGCGTCGTCTCGTATGTCATGTCCACTCGCGCCTCCTTCGACGCCGACAACCGGGAGCGGTGGTTGAATATTCCACCATCGGCGGGTGGCGGGACGGCTACGAGGTCAGGGCCGCCAGCTCCGCGTCGGCCCGTTCGGTGATGCGCGCGAGGACGCGTCCGGCCGTCGCCAGGTCCTCCGCCGGGATCCCGGCGTAGATCCGGGCCGAGACCTCGCCCGTCTCGGCGCCGATCGCGGCGAACAGCTCGCGCCCGGCGTCCGTGGGGCTGATCAGCGGGCCGTCGGCGGCCAGCAGCCCCTTGGTGAGCAGCGTGCCGACGGTGGCGCGCACGTCCGCCGCGTCCACCTTGAGGTCCGCGGTGACCCGCTCGACGAGTGTGTCGAGGTCCAGCGGACCGTCGGCGACGACGGCCCTCCGGACGACGATCTGCTCCTGGAAAGTGACGCCGTGCCGGGCCAGGACGTGCTCCAGGACGGCGCGGCCCGCGTAGTGCGCCAGGCCTATGGTGCGGCCGTTGGCGGGCTGTGGGGTTGAGGTCATCACTGCTCCTGAGGGGTCTCGTCGGTGAAGTCGAGCGGCGTGTCGAGCAGGAGCGCCAGCTCGCTCTTGAAGGTCTGCGTCCGTGCACTGTCCAGGCCGCCGAGCGGTTGCAGCAGCTGTTCCAGCAGTCTCTGGACCACCTGGACGGCCCGTCGGGTGACGTCCTGGCCCTGTTCGGTGAGCGCCAGTTGGACGGCGCGCGGATCGCGGGGGTCGCGGGTGCGCTCGATCAGCTCCGCGGACTCCAGGGCGCGCGCGAGCTTCGAGACGTAGAGCGGCTCGAGCCCGGTGTGGTCGGCGAGGCGGCGCTGGCTGGGGCGTTCGCCGGCCCGCTGCATACCGTGGAGCGAGGCGACCAGCGAGTACTGCGCATGTGTCAGTCCGAGCGGCGCCACCGCCCGGTCGACGGCCACGCGCCACTTCGTCGACAACCGCCACACCAGGTAACCGGGCGTGGCCCGTTCGGAACCGCTGCTCTCGCTCATGGGCATTACATTACATGGCTACTATGTCCATGGCTACTAAATCCGCACGCCCGCCCGTCGTCGGGGCGTCGCGTACCGAGGGATCACGCCTTGCGCAGGTCCCTGACCCGGCGCAGTTTGCCGAGCGAGCGCTCCAGGGTCTCCGGGTCGACGATCCTCACCTCGACGCTCACGCCGACGCCGTCCTTGATCCCCTGGGCGATCGCCCGGGCGGCGGCGTCGCGCGGCTCCGTGCCCGTGTCCGTGTCCGTGTCCGCGTCCGTGCCGGGGCGGGCTTCGATGAGGACGGTCATGTGGTCCAGCCGTTCGCGCCGGCTCAGCTGGATCTGGAAGTGCGGGGCGACCCCGGGCGTGCGCAGCACGATCTCCTCGATCTGGCTGGGGAAGACGTTCACCCCGCGCAGGATGATCATGTCGTCGCAGCGGCCGGTGATCTTCTCGATACGGCGGAACGCGGGCCGGGCGGTGCCGGGCAGCAGCCGCGTCAGATCACGGGTGCGGTAGCGGATGACCGGCAGCGCCTCCTTGGTGAGGGAGGTGAAGACCAGCTCGCCCTCCTCGCCGTCGGGCAGCACCTCGCCCGTGATCGGGTCGACGACCTCCGGGTAGAAGTGGTCCTCCCAGACGTGCAGTCCGTCCTTGGTCTCCACGCACTCCTGCGCCACACCCGGACCGATCACCTCGGACAGGCCGTATATGTCGACGGCGTGGAGGTCCATGCGCTCCTCGATCTCGCGGCGCATCTCCTCCGTCCACGGCTCGGCGCCGAAGATGCCGACCTTCAGCGAGGTGGAGCGCGGATCGACGCCCTGACGCTCGAACTCGTCGAGGAGCGTGAGCAGATAGGAGGGGGTGACCATGATGATGTCGGGCTGGAAGTCCTGGATGAGCTGCACCTGCCGTGCCGTCATGCCGCCCGACGCGGGGATCACTGTGCACCCGGCCCGCTCGGCCCCGTAGTGGGCGCCGAGGCCGCCGGTGAACAGCCCGTAGCCGTACGAGATGTGCACCTTGTGTCCGGGGCGGCCGCCTGCGGCGCGGATCGAGCGGGCCACCACGTCGGCCCACATCGACAGGTCGTTCTCCGTGTAGCCGACCACGGTGGGGCGGCCGGTGGTCCCGCTGGAGGCGTGGATCCGGCGGATCTCGGACGGGGGGACGGCGAACATGCCGAAGGGGTAGGTGTCCCGCAGATCGGCCTTGGTGGTGAAGGGGAACCGGGACAGGTCCTTCAGCGAGCGGCAGTCGTCGGGCCCGACCCCGGCCTCGTCGAACTTCTTCCGGTACTGCTCGACGTTGTCGTAGGCATGCCTCAAGGTCGCCCGCAGGCGGTCGAGTTGGAGCTCCGTCAGCTGCTCGCGAATCATCCGCTCGCCGTCGTCCAGCAGCTCCTGGGGGAGCGGCTCGCCCCGGCGGGGTCGGGCGACGGCCGGGGCCGTCGGTTCAGTGCTCATCGCGACTCTTCGCCTCCATGCTGCGACCCTGCGACCGCGGCCGTTTCGCCAGAGGGCCGCGCCACCGTCTCCACCCCCCTGGGTACCGACCGAACATTCGGTTAGCGACACGGCCAAGTAATCCAGCCGTACCACTGCATGTCAAGAGGTGGATCGCCTGCCCGCCTCCGGCCTCTCCTCGCCGCCCGTCGCGTGTGTCGGGGTGGGGTGGGTACCTGGGGGCGAGGTGACGAACGAGTCCTGACGGCAAGCGCCGCGGCAGACGTGAGGAGATCCCATGGTCCACAGGCGCGGGGGACCGAGTGGCCGTGCGCTGCTCGCGGACCCGTTGAGCAACAAGGGTGTCGCCTTCACCCAGCAGGAGCGGGAACGGCACGGCCTGGTCGGGATGCTGCCGCCCGGGGTGCTGCCCCTGGAACTCCAGGCGCGACGGGCATGGGAGCAACTGCGGGCCCAGCCGGACGACGTGGCCAAGAACGTGTACCTGGAGCAGCTCCACGACCGCAACGAGGTCCTCTACTTCCGGCTGCTCTGCGACCACCTCCCCGAGCTGCTGCCGATCGTGTACGACCCGACCGTGGGCG is a window encoding:
- a CDS encoding tetratricopeptide repeat protein, translating into MTYETTQDSAYYGHGTPAERWERAQLFFDAKEYAAAARVLVGLVEEVPEQTGPRLLLARAYYHSAQLLRAESELRVIVERDPVEHYARLMLGRTLERQGRHEEAGPHLRLASALAGDFPQA
- a CDS encoding PepSY-associated TM helix domain-containing protein, with product MSTAPSTTTDEAPQPAAPAPKSRGPWAPLRPLVLRLHFYAGLFVAPFLLVAATTGFLYAGAFQAEKLLYSHEMTVPVGDAKLPISEQVDAARKAHPEGTVSAVRPSPQDDATTRVLLSGVKGVDSGHTLAVFVDPYTAKVRGSLEQYGSTGALPLRTWIDEFHRDLHLGENGRLYSELAASWLWVIAGGGLVLWFTRRRALRKVRGTSGRRRTLGLHGAVGAWAAAGFIFLSATGLTWSTYAGANIDELRTSVGQSTPSVSAAVGGGGEHAGHDAASGSGGDAEHGVGLDKVLDAARAEGLGDPVEIVPPADASSAYVVKQVQRSWPEKQDSVAIDPATGKVVDVLRFDDYPLLAKLTRWGIDLHTGVLFGLVNQIALMLLALCLILLIVWGYRMWWQRGRGSAFGRPIPRGAWAQVPPYVLVPLMAAVAVVGYFVPLLGIPLAGFMVVDVVLGEIAHRRGRRTAV
- a CDS encoding MarR family transcriptional regulator → MTSTPQPANGRTIGLAHYAGRAVLEHVLARHGVTFQEQIVVRRAVVADGPLDLDTLVERVTADLKVDAADVRATVGTLLTKGLLAADGPLISPTDAGRELFAAIGAETGEVSARIYAGIPAEDLATAGRVLARITERADAELAALTS
- a CDS encoding peptide deformylase — protein: MASPSPRAPLADRIEELLAPGGPLPIVTAGDPVLRAGAVRYDGQLDPALLARFVEALRVTMHAAPGVGLAAPQVGVGLRIAVIEDPAPVPQEVRAARGRVPQPFRVLVNPAYEPVGSAPAAFFEGCLSVPGYQAVVARHAEVRLTGQDEHGRPLDEVFGGWPARIVQHETDHLDGLLYLDRAELRSLCANQAVLERWAQPTPAAAAQALGFELP
- the trxA gene encoding thioredoxin, with protein sequence MSSTVELTKENFDQTVTDNDFVLIDFWASWCGPCRQFAPVYEQAAQDNPDLVFGKVDTEAQPELAAAFGIQSIPTLMIVRDRVAVFAQPGALPEAALTDVIGQARKLDMDEVRKAVEAQQDAAESQ
- a CDS encoding aldehyde dehydrogenase family protein — protein: MPLLDPQTWQSRPLSGPQHTVTEPATGDELGTVVLASGADVGPAAEAARAAQAEWARLPHFVRAGVLRKAGDLFAAHADELRDWIVRESGSIPGKADFELHVAAQECYEAAALASRPAGQVLPSEAPRLSYTRRVPVGVVGVISPFNAPLILSIRSVAPALALGNGVVLKPDPRTAVCGGLSLAAVFAEAGLPEGLLHVLPGGAETGAALVADPHVPVISFTGSTAAGRAVGEAAGRHLKRAHLELGGNSAMIVLADADLDAVISTAAWGSFFHQGQVCMTTGRHLVHASLYEEYVERLAAKADALAVGDPHRAQVHLGPLIDGGQLAKVHGLVEASTAAGAKLAAGGTHENLFYRPTVLAGVDDTTPAYAEEVFGPVAPVRPFHTADEAAALAAHSSYGLALGIVTRDAARGLDLAERIPTGIVHINDQTVNDEAVAPFGGVAASGTGARFGGEANLEAFTDVRWTTVRGDVAPYPF
- a CDS encoding dihydrolipoyl dehydrogenase family protein codes for the protein MTETEANVYDVVVLGAGPVGENVADRTRAAGLTTAIVESELVGGECSYWACMPSKALLRPVIARADARRVPGLRQAVQGPLDAAAVLAHRNYYTSDWTDDGAAQWIDGIGADLYRGHGRLTGPRTVTVGDKVLTARHAVAVATGTRAVLPDLPGLAEVKPWTSREATSAQAVPGRLVVVGGGVVATEMATLYQALGAQVTVLVRGKGLLNRMEPFAGELVAEALTEAGADVRTGASVESVTRTADGAVVVVTGTGDRIEADEILFATGRAPHTDDLGLETVGLEPGSWLTVDDSLLVTGTDWLYAVGDVNHRALLTHQGKYQARVAGAAIVARAAGAPVQAAEPWSAHAATADHECVPQVVFTDPEAAAVGLSLAEAEQAGYRVRAVDVDMTSVAGAGLYADGYKGRARMVVDLEEEILRGVTFVGPGVGELIHSATVAVVGQVPIARLWHAVPSYPTISEVWLRLLEAFRDN
- the paaK gene encoding phenylacetate--CoA ligase PaaK encodes the protein MSTEPTAPAVARPRRGEPLPQELLDDGERMIREQLTELQLDRLRATLRHAYDNVEQYRKKFDEAGVGPDDCRSLKDLSRFPFTTKADLRDTYPFGMFAVPPSEIRRIHASSGTTGRPTVVGYTENDLSMWADVVARSIRAAGGRPGHKVHISYGYGLFTGGLGAHYGAERAGCTVIPASGGMTARQVQLIQDFQPDIIMVTPSYLLTLLDEFERQGVDPRSTSLKVGIFGAEPWTEEMRREIEERMDLHAVDIYGLSEVIGPGVAQECVETKDGLHVWEDHFYPEVVDPITGEVLPDGEEGELVFTSLTKEALPVIRYRTRDLTRLLPGTARPAFRRIEKITGRCDDMIILRGVNVFPSQIEEIVLRTPGVAPHFQIQLSRRERLDHMTVLIEARPGTDADTDTDTGTEPRDAAARAIAQGIKDGVGVSVEVRIVDPETLERSLGKLRRVRDLRKA
- a CDS encoding MarR family winged helix-turn-helix transcriptional regulator, with amino-acid sequence MSESSGSERATPGYLVWRLSTKWRVAVDRAVAPLGLTHAQYSLVASLHGMQRAGERPSQRRLADHTGLEPLYVSKLARALESAELIERTRDPRDPRAVQLALTEQGQDVTRRAVQVVQRLLEQLLQPLGGLDSARTQTFKSELALLLDTPLDFTDETPQEQ